One Rattus norvegicus strain BN/NHsdMcwi chromosome 20, GRCr8, whole genome shotgun sequence DNA segment encodes these proteins:
- the Nudt3 gene encoding diphosphoinositol polyphosphate phosphohydrolase 1 isoform X1: MPAWMLPCSRLDDNGLNPEPVLLVSSSRHPDRWIVPGGGMEPEEEPSVAAVREVCEEAGVKGTLGRLVGIFENQERKHRTYVYVLIVTEVLEDWEDSVNIGRKREWFKIEEAVKVLQYHKPVQASYFEALRQGYSANNGTPVLPTTYSSSMSGIR, from the exons atgcctgcctggatgctgccatgctcccgccttgatgataatggactgaaccctgaacct GTGCTGCTCGTGAGCAGTAGCCGCCATCCAGACCGATGGATTGTTCCTGGAGGAGGCATGGAGCCTGAGGAGGAGCCAAGTGTGGCAGCGGTCCGGGAAGTGTGTGAGGAG gCTGGAGTTAAAGGGACGCTGGGAAGACTGGTCGGGATTTTTGAG AACCAGGAGAGGAAGCACAGGACGTATGTGTACGTGCTTATTGTCACGGAGGTGCTGGAAGACTGGGAGGACTCGGTGAACATCG gaaggaagagagagtggTTTAAAATCGAGGAGGCCGTAAAGGTGCTGCAGTATCACAAGCCTGTGCAAGCGTCCTACTTCGAGGCACTGCGACAAGGCTACTCTGCCAACAATGGAACCCCAGTGCTGCCCACCACCTACTCCAGCTCCATGTCGGGCATCAGATGA